The following are encoded in a window of Polynucleobacter sp. VK25 genomic DNA:
- the rpoZ gene encoding DNA-directed RNA polymerase subunit omega: MARITVEDCLKTIPNRFELVLAATYRARQLVQGHSPRVESRDKATVVALREVAAGVTDRDMLTKVPL, translated from the coding sequence ATGGCCCGTATTACTGTAGAAGATTGTCTTAAAACTATCCCTAATCGTTTTGAATTGGTTTTGGCCGCGACTTATCGTGCTCGCCAATTGGTACAAGGTCACTCCCCACGTGTTGAGTCCAGAGATAAAGCTACTGTAGTTGCTTTACGTGAAGTAGCTGCCGGTGTGACTGACCGTGACATGTTGACCAAAGTACCTCTGTAA